One genomic segment of Salinigranum rubrum includes these proteins:
- a CDS encoding DUF5995 family protein: MGTTTGEGETGPSLVDELRAVVDRYLGRLRVDLAGPPARPDPDVIALLADPFSSVDDVHDRLSAAESHLRGRGDRRAVFLTVYVAMTARVRAGIEGETFDDPAWVRRYLVAFAEHYRKALVAFERDERVAPAWRVAFGASLGGETLVIQDALLGINAHIVNDLALALDDVGVGTGEERDRRHADHLAVNRVLKSLADVVQTTLAEVYDAAGLEEADELLGRLDERATLVGLRTARAFAWENAVTLADWPRLSSFVRWRVRTVSTGAAYALLAPGLDQQVMAELADIEHGEPVLAALSDAVHRDDTRPPA, translated from the coding sequence CGAGACGGGTCCGAGCCTCGTCGACGAACTCCGTGCCGTCGTCGACCGGTATCTGGGACGGCTCCGTGTCGACCTCGCGGGGCCGCCGGCCCGACCGGACCCCGACGTGATTGCGCTCCTCGCGGACCCCTTTTCGAGTGTCGACGACGTCCACGACCGTCTGTCGGCGGCGGAGAGCCACCTCAGGGGACGTGGCGACAGGCGAGCCGTGTTCCTCACGGTGTACGTCGCGATGACCGCTCGCGTCCGGGCCGGCATCGAAGGGGAGACGTTCGACGACCCCGCGTGGGTGCGACGGTACCTCGTCGCGTTCGCCGAACACTACCGGAAGGCGCTCGTCGCGTTCGAGCGGGACGAACGGGTCGCCCCCGCGTGGCGCGTCGCGTTCGGGGCGTCGCTTGGTGGGGAGACGCTCGTCATCCAGGACGCCCTCCTCGGCATCAACGCCCACATCGTCAACGACCTGGCGCTCGCGCTCGACGACGTCGGCGTCGGTACGGGCGAAGAGCGCGACCGGCGCCACGCCGACCACCTCGCGGTCAACAGGGTGCTGAAGTCGCTCGCTGACGTGGTCCAGACGACGCTCGCGGAGGTGTACGACGCGGCGGGGCTCGAGGAGGCGGACGAACTCCTGGGACGGCTCGACGAGCGGGCGACGCTCGTCGGCCTCCGGACGGCGCGCGCGTTCGCGTGGGAGAACGCCGTCACCCTCGCGGACTGGCCGCGTCTCTCTTCGTTCGTGCGCTGGCGCGTCCGCACCGTCTCGACGGGCGCGGCGTACGCCCTCTTGGCGCCGGGGCTCGACCAACAAGTGATGGCGGAACTCGCCGACATCGAGCACGGCGAACCCGTGCTCGCGGCGCTGTCGGATGCGGTCCACCGCGACGACACCCGGCCACCCGCGTGA
- a CDS encoding succinylglutamate desuccinylase/aspartoacylase family protein, with translation MHAAERVTLARLPSGMAVETTLHTYGSGDPTVYVQAAQHGREVNGVEVLRRVHEELLAAEEELDGTLVAVPVADPLTFDHVSYTTPPKIDAQNANMNRVWPGDSEGTVHQRMAARLWDRIEDADAVVDLHTGSHETLTHTVYRRGDPRSKALALAFGTDVCLAEAADEDAADEWAERDFDGKLRVAASREGIPAITPELAHNRELVEPAIETGVRGVLNVLRHLGLLAGEPETPADQRLARNHLGRVQASASGLFRPADEATVGRQVEEGTPLGWVTHPTTYETLQRVDAGDEGLLYSVTREATVTAGSTLAGVALPLDGGGDADTADDTDGRAR, from the coding sequence ATGCACGCTGCCGAACGCGTCACGCTCGCGCGCCTCCCCTCGGGGATGGCCGTCGAGACGACGCTTCACACCTACGGCTCCGGTGACCCGACCGTCTACGTGCAGGCCGCCCAGCACGGCCGTGAGGTGAACGGCGTGGAGGTGCTCCGCCGCGTCCACGAGGAACTCCTCGCTGCCGAGGAGGAACTCGACGGGACCCTCGTGGCGGTTCCCGTCGCGGACCCGCTCACCTTCGACCACGTCTCGTACACGACGCCGCCGAAGATAGACGCCCAGAACGCGAACATGAATCGGGTGTGGCCGGGCGACTCCGAGGGAACCGTTCACCAGCGGATGGCCGCGCGGTTGTGGGACCGCATCGAAGACGCGGACGCGGTCGTCGACCTCCACACGGGCAGCCACGAGACGCTCACCCACACGGTCTACCGCCGCGGCGACCCGAGGTCGAAGGCGCTCGCGCTCGCGTTCGGGACGGACGTCTGTCTCGCCGAGGCGGCCGACGAGGACGCCGCCGACGAGTGGGCCGAGCGGGACTTCGACGGGAAGCTCCGCGTCGCGGCGTCCCGCGAGGGCATCCCCGCCATCACGCCCGAACTCGCGCACAACCGGGAACTCGTCGAACCCGCCATCGAGACCGGTGTCCGCGGCGTGCTCAACGTCCTCCGGCACCTCGGACTCCTCGCCGGCGAACCGGAGACGCCGGCCGACCAGCGTCTCGCCCGTAACCATCTCGGGCGGGTGCAGGCCTCGGCGTCGGGGCTGTTCCGTCCCGCCGACGAGGCGACGGTCGGTCGGCAAGTCGAGGAGGGGACTCCGCTCGGGTGGGTCACCCACCCGACCACGTACGAGACGCTCCAGCGAGTCGACGCCGGCGACGAGGGGCTGCTCTACTCGGTCACGCGCGAGGCGACGGTGACCGCCGGGTCGACGCTCGCCGGCGTCGCCCTCCCGCTCGACGGGGGCGGCGATGCGGACACTGCCGACGACACGGACGGCAGGGCTCGCTGA
- a CDS encoding YgaP family membrane protein, which yields MRTNTTDRVRRPDRVQRRNVGTLDRTVRLFFGPALLVVAAAGLLGVVPLGTVTVLCALVLGGGLTVTGLGRTCPLYRLVGFDTRVVVGRLG from the coding sequence ATGCGCACGAACACGACCGACCGGGTGCGGAGACCCGACCGGGTGCAGAGACGGAACGTCGGCACGCTCGACCGGACCGTTCGGCTCTTCTTTGGGCCGGCGCTCCTCGTCGTGGCCGCCGCCGGCCTGCTGGGCGTCGTTCCGCTCGGGACCGTCACTGTCCTCTGTGCGCTCGTCCTTGGGGGCGGTCTGACCGTCACGGGACTCGGACGGACGTGCCCGCTGTACCGTCTCGTCGGGTTCGATACCCGCGTCGTCGTCGGTCGCCTCGGCTGA
- a CDS encoding NADPH:quinone reductase, with translation MRAIRHHEFGGPEVLAVESIPTLDPDADEARVRVVAAGVNPCDALRREGLWGDPLPLIPGSDLAGEVTAVGDESEYDVGDRVFGTVPMLNVSGSRGDRQGTYAEEVVVRTDRLAPLADDVSFAEGAAVGLVGCTAWRGLVEFGRLRPGGTCLVHGGTGGVGHVAVQLAAAMGATVVATAHPDRLDDLLRLGADHAVDYTDDDALVAVVDALDSPPEVVFDHMFGAHAGLDVEVVAPGGSVVVIGGNHDQPRMPDLTAAIGKDVTIQPFDVFNLAHIDRVLRHLSALMSSGDLSVRVAHRYDLDEAAAAHRAVEGERFVGKLVVEP, from the coding sequence ATGCGTGCCATCAGACACCACGAGTTCGGCGGCCCCGAGGTACTCGCCGTCGAATCCATCCCGACCCTCGACCCAGACGCCGACGAGGCCCGCGTCCGGGTCGTCGCCGCCGGCGTCAACCCGTGTGACGCGCTCCGCCGCGAGGGGTTGTGGGGCGACCCGCTTCCGCTGATCCCCGGGTCCGACCTGGCCGGAGAGGTCACGGCCGTCGGGGACGAGAGCGAGTACGACGTCGGCGACCGTGTCTTCGGGACCGTCCCGATGCTGAACGTGAGCGGGAGTCGCGGCGACCGCCAGGGAACCTACGCCGAGGAGGTCGTGGTGCGGACCGACCGCCTCGCGCCCCTCGCCGACGACGTCTCGTTCGCGGAGGGGGCCGCGGTCGGTCTCGTCGGCTGTACCGCCTGGCGGGGCCTCGTCGAGTTCGGCCGCCTCCGTCCGGGTGGAACGTGTCTCGTCCACGGTGGGACGGGCGGGGTGGGCCACGTCGCCGTCCAGCTAGCGGCGGCGATGGGTGCGACGGTCGTCGCCACCGCACATCCGGACCGCCTCGACGACCTTCTGAGACTCGGGGCCGACCACGCCGTCGACTACACCGACGACGACGCGCTCGTCGCCGTCGTCGACGCGCTCGACAGTCCCCCCGAGGTGGTGTTCGACCACATGTTCGGGGCCCACGCCGGTCTCGACGTCGAGGTGGTCGCGCCGGGCGGGAGCGTCGTCGTCATCGGCGGCAACCACGATCAGCCACGGATGCCGGACCTCACCGCCGCCATCGGCAAGGACGTCACCATCCAGCCGTTCGACGTGTTCAACCTCGCGCACATCGACCGCGTGCTCCGCCACCTCTCGGCGCTCATGTCGTCGGGAGACCTGTCGGTGCGGGTGGCGCACCGGTACGACCTCGACGAGGCCGCGGCGGCACATCGGGCGGTCGAGGGGGAGCGCTTCGTCGGGAAACTCGTCGTCGAGCCCTGA
- a CDS encoding NOG1 family protein, with the protein MIFESLPTTPRAEELLDKAFSRAARSGRSKSGFEAQESMLVTASNIVSDNLENIVTAWPDFDTVDPFYRELADAVLRQSTFSRETPEGDTDGIDALRGSLSEVTWASRQIREIRSEYQTKLRNSNPETGRKHRKQAFARIADILDEISDDLLRIGAARDALRDLPDVRPDEPAIVVAGYPNVGKSSFVNRVTRASNEIASYPFTTKGVQMGHFERDRIRYQIIDTPGLLDRPEAERNDIEQQAISALEHLADAVVFLVDPSGDCGYPLDAQLELRDAVEGRFATRGTPVLTVCNKTDRSRDVDADAYMSVTEGEGVEEVLDLAVGAVDYDPDIPRRGSTPESASGL; encoded by the coding sequence ATGATATTCGAGAGCCTCCCGACCACTCCGCGCGCGGAGGAACTCCTCGACAAGGCGTTCTCGCGCGCGGCCCGGTCAGGGCGGTCGAAATCCGGGTTCGAGGCCCAGGAGTCGATGCTCGTCACGGCGTCGAACATCGTCTCCGACAACCTCGAGAACATCGTGACCGCCTGGCCAGACTTCGACACCGTCGACCCCTTCTACCGCGAACTCGCCGACGCGGTCCTCAGACAGTCGACGTTCTCCCGAGAGACGCCCGAGGGCGACACCGACGGCATCGACGCGCTCCGCGGCAGCCTCTCGGAGGTGACGTGGGCCTCCCGACAGATTCGAGAGATTCGCTCGGAGTACCAGACCAAACTCCGAAACTCGAACCCCGAGACGGGACGCAAACACCGCAAGCAGGCGTTCGCCCGCATCGCGGACATCCTCGACGAAATCTCCGACGACTTGCTTCGGATCGGCGCGGCCCGCGACGCCCTGCGGGACCTCCCCGACGTCCGGCCGGACGAACCGGCCATCGTCGTCGCCGGCTACCCCAACGTGGGGAAGTCGTCGTTCGTCAACCGAGTGACGCGGGCGTCGAACGAGATCGCCTCCTACCCGTTCACGACGAAGGGCGTCCAGATGGGCCACTTCGAGCGCGACCGCATCCGGTACCAGATCATCGACACGCCCGGGCTCTTGGACCGCCCTGAGGCGGAACGAAACGACATCGAACAGCAGGCCATCTCGGCGCTGGAGCATCTCGCGGACGCCGTCGTCTTCCTCGTCGACCCGAGCGGCGACTGCGGCTACCCCCTCGACGCCCAGTTGGAACTGCGCGACGCGGTCGAAGGGCGCTTCGCCACCCGCGGAACCCCGGTCCTCACCGTCTGTAACAAGACCGACCGGTCGCGCGACGTCGACGCGGACGCGTACATGAGCGTCACCGAGGGGGAAGGGGTCGAGGAAGTGCTCGACCTCGCGGTCGGAGCCGTCGACTACGACCCGGACATCCCCCGTCGCGGCTCGACTCCTGAGTCGGCTTCCGGGCTGTGA
- a CDS encoding SIMPL domain-containing protein: MRRSRLTLTLALGLLVVLAGCLGPLQTTPSATDRSTDGTTLSTTGTGSVDAEADLAVVSVAVVATAQSADDARGQVASDVERMRTALREANIPDDAVTTSSFAVYPEYDYSDGERTERGYRAVHSFRIETDPARAGEVVDVAVGNGASEVQGVSFTLSDETRAELRAQAIERAVTAARADADAMAGAAGLSITSIETMSTSGGFAPVERFDVAESAAGGDARTTFEPGPVSVSVTVQVTYRAA; the protein is encoded by the coding sequence ATGCGACGATCACGACTCACCCTCACCCTCGCGCTCGGCCTGCTCGTCGTGCTGGCCGGGTGTCTCGGCCCCCTCCAGACGACGCCGTCGGCGACCGACCGTTCGACGGACGGCACGACCCTCTCGACGACCGGCACCGGATCGGTCGACGCCGAGGCTGACCTCGCGGTCGTCTCGGTCGCCGTCGTCGCGACGGCCCAGTCGGCCGACGACGCCCGCGGCCAGGTCGCCAGCGACGTCGAACGGATGCGGACCGCCCTCCGGGAGGCTAACATCCCCGACGATGCGGTCACCACGTCGTCGTTCGCGGTGTACCCAGAGTACGACTACAGCGACGGGGAACGCACCGAGCGCGGCTACCGCGCCGTCCACTCGTTCCGCATCGAGACCGACCCCGCCCGCGCCGGCGAAGTGGTCGACGTCGCCGTCGGCAACGGCGCCAGCGAGGTGCAGGGCGTGAGCTTCACGCTCTCCGACGAGACCCGCGCCGAACTCCGCGCGCAGGCCATCGAGCGCGCCGTCACCGCCGCACGCGCCGATGCCGACGCGATGGCCGGCGCGGCCGGCCTCTCCATCACGAGCATCGAGACGATGTCGACCTCCGGCGGGTTCGCTCCCGTCGAACGGTTCGACGTCGCCGAATCCGCGGCCGGCGGCGACGCCCGCACGACGTTCGAGCCCGGTCCGGTCAGCGTCTCGGTGACCGTTCAGGTGACGTACCGCGCGGCCTGA
- a CDS encoding 5-formyltetrahydrofolate cyclo-ligase produces MDKQQLRERVWDELEKSGEARFPFPPHGRIPNFAGASEAADRLAATAAWRNAEVVKANPDAPQLPVRRAALHAGKRVYMAVPRLRDENPFLELDPDRIAPEERDAAATLSHVDDYAEQVGPDALPDVDLVVSGSVAVTESGTRIGKGEGYSDLEWAVLFELGRVDESTPVVTTVHERQVVDDAPEPDAHDVTMDLVVTPERVVETGAERKPTGIDWALASERIEEIPVLGRLAPEE; encoded by the coding sequence ATGGACAAACAGCAGCTCCGCGAGCGCGTCTGGGACGAGTTGGAGAAGAGCGGTGAGGCCCGGTTTCCGTTCCCGCCACACGGCCGGATTCCGAACTTCGCGGGCGCGAGCGAGGCCGCAGACCGGCTCGCTGCGACGGCGGCGTGGCGGAACGCCGAGGTAGTCAAGGCGAACCCCGACGCGCCACAGCTTCCGGTCCGACGGGCCGCCCTCCACGCGGGCAAGCGGGTGTACATGGCCGTGCCGCGCCTGCGAGACGAGAACCCCTTCCTCGAACTCGACCCCGACCGCATCGCCCCCGAAGAGCGCGACGCGGCCGCGACGCTCTCACACGTCGACGACTACGCCGAGCAGGTCGGCCCCGACGCCCTCCCCGACGTCGACCTCGTGGTGAGCGGGAGCGTCGCCGTCACCGAATCGGGGACTCGTATCGGGAAGGGTGAGGGCTACTCGGACCTGGAGTGGGCGGTTCTCTTCGAACTCGGCCGCGTGGACGAGTCGACGCCGGTCGTGACGACCGTCCACGAGCGGCAGGTAGTGGACGACGCGCCCGAACCGGACGCCCACGACGTGACGATGGACCTCGTCGTCACGCCCGAGCGGGTGGTCGAAACCGGAGCGGAGCGGAAACCGACCGGTATCGACTGGGCGCTCGCGTCGGAGCGAATCGAGGAGATTCCGGTGTTGGGACGGTTGGCTCCCGAGGAGTGA
- a CDS encoding universal stress protein has translation MTYDEVLIPTDGSESAERAARYGQVLAEAYGASVYVLSVVDERDFDGVVGGDEADAGKTAAERTAQDAVERVAALFEGNVTTRVTVGIPSEEILAYVSEAAIDLVAMGTHGRTGVERFLIGSVAERVVRHAEIPVLTVRLSDTASPWPPLERILVPTDGSDASFQALPHAFDLADRFDALVEGLSIVDERTKASVYTVETALEEMVGGLEAMAETATERIEARAKAADAEVTTTVVDGIPSRTICAHAEESGADLVVIASHGRTGLSHYLLGSVAERVVRNSTVPVLTVPADVDGE, from the coding sequence ATGACGTACGACGAGGTCCTGATTCCGACGGACGGGAGCGAGTCGGCCGAGCGGGCCGCCCGATACGGCCAGGTACTCGCGGAGGCGTACGGGGCGTCGGTTTACGTCCTGAGCGTCGTCGACGAGCGCGACTTCGACGGCGTCGTGGGCGGTGACGAGGCCGACGCCGGGAAGACTGCCGCCGAACGGACGGCCCAAGACGCGGTCGAGCGCGTCGCCGCCCTGTTCGAGGGAAACGTCACGACTCGCGTGACCGTCGGCATCCCGTCGGAGGAGATTCTCGCGTACGTCTCCGAGGCGGCTATCGACCTCGTCGCCATGGGGACGCACGGTCGAACCGGCGTCGAACGGTTTCTCATCGGCAGCGTCGCCGAGCGAGTGGTCAGACACGCCGAAATCCCCGTGCTGACAGTCCGCCTCTCCGACACTGCCTCGCCGTGGCCGCCACTCGAACGCATCCTGGTCCCGACCGACGGGAGCGACGCCTCCTTCCAGGCACTGCCGCACGCCTTCGACCTCGCAGACCGGTTCGACGCCCTCGTCGAAGGGCTCTCCATCGTCGACGAGCGCACGAAGGCGAGCGTCTACACCGTCGAGACGGCGCTGGAGGAGATGGTCGGTGGACTCGAAGCGATGGCCGAGACGGCGACCGAGCGTATCGAAGCGCGGGCGAAGGCGGCCGACGCCGAGGTGACGACCACCGTCGTCGACGGCATCCCCTCCCGGACTATCTGTGCGCACGCCGAGGAGTCCGGCGCCGACCTCGTCGTCATCGCGAGCCACGGCCGGACCGGCCTCTCTCACTACCTCCTCGGGAGCGTCGCCGAGCGGGTCGTGCGGAACTCGACGGTACCGGTGCTGACCGTGCCCGCGGACGTCGACGGCGAGTAG
- a CDS encoding Rieske (2Fe-2S) protein has product MTRTRLTAVDEVPENGSFLFTVRERDGTEEEVILVRCDPGADGDGENEDEGGAENGDREETVRAWRNFCQHETDQRLDRGFGAAVREGEVVCPKHGSMFDTCSGYCDNGKAADSYLSDVEVTVDEGVVYLTDPGVRYSHDGGIDDGDDGPSSTSHLSF; this is encoded by the coding sequence GTGACGCGAACGCGACTCACCGCAGTCGACGAGGTTCCCGAGAACGGGTCGTTCCTGTTCACGGTCCGAGAACGCGACGGCACCGAGGAGGAGGTCATCCTCGTGCGGTGCGACCCCGGGGCTGACGGCGACGGCGAGAACGAGGACGAGGGCGGAGCCGAAAACGGAGACAGAGAGGAGACGGTCCGCGCGTGGCGGAACTTCTGCCAGCACGAGACCGACCAGCGCCTCGACCGGGGGTTCGGTGCCGCGGTCCGCGAGGGTGAGGTCGTCTGCCCGAAACACGGCTCGATGTTCGACACCTGCTCGGGCTACTGTGACAACGGGAAGGCGGCCGACTCGTACCTCTCCGACGTCGAGGTCACGGTCGACGAGGGCGTCGTCTACCTCACCGATCCGGGAGTAAGATACAGCCACGACGGCGGCATCGACGACGGCGACGACGGGCCGAGTTCGACCTCACACCTGTCCTTCTGA
- the engB gene encoding GTP-binding protein EngB yields MFENRPDRDEVVLVGRSNVGKSTLMRELTGHKVKTGKKPGVTRQPNHFDWASEKFMFTDLPGFGFMSGVSEERREQIKTDVVRYVEENADRILVGVVVVDGKAAVDIIDRHSAEGEVPHDVEMFHFLQELEIPTVVAVNKMDKVDDRDERLNDLCDRLGLYPPWQQWRETVAPISAKRGSVEPLLEALRTHFHDQKRDDLLKFVTS; encoded by the coding sequence ATGTTCGAGAACCGACCCGACCGCGACGAAGTCGTCCTCGTGGGACGGTCGAACGTGGGGAAGTCGACGCTGATGCGGGAACTCACCGGACACAAGGTGAAGACAGGGAAGAAGCCGGGCGTCACCCGCCAGCCCAATCACTTCGACTGGGCCTCCGAGAAGTTCATGTTCACCGACCTGCCCGGCTTCGGCTTCATGTCCGGCGTGAGCGAAGAGCGGCGCGAGCAGATCAAGACCGACGTCGTCCGCTACGTCGAGGAGAACGCCGACCGCATCCTCGTCGGCGTCGTCGTCGTCGACGGCAAGGCCGCCGTCGACATCATCGACCGGCACTCGGCGGAGGGGGAGGTCCCACACGACGTCGAGATGTTTCACTTCCTCCAGGAGCTAGAGATTCCGACCGTCGTGGCCGTCAACAAGATGGACAAGGTCGACGACCGCGACGAGCGACTGAACGACCTCTGTGACCGCCTCGGGCTCTACCCGCCGTGGCAGCAGTGGCGCGAGACGGTCGCGCCGATCAGCGCCAAACGCGGGAGCGTCGAACCGCTCCTCGAAGCGCTCCGCACCCACTTTCACGACCAGAAACGCGACGACCTGCTGAAGTTCGTCACCTCGTAG
- the ddh gene encoding D-2-hydroxyacid dehydrogenase, which translates to MELERVVVHDSVEIIFDPGVLVEALSDLPLPVESPDDPDLGAGDAVVAFGPHPSFLDASWVHCIRAGYDEFPIDRYADAGVVLTNSTGIHGTAIGESVLGYMLTFARGLHTFRDRQRAREWEREPYETLFTLDDERVCVVGLGTLGSGVAERASALGMDVVGVRQSGAAHEHARRVHTPDALGEAVSGARFVVLTLPLTEETEGLVSRATFDAMDDESYLINVARGAIVDTDALVTALDDGVIAGAALDVFEREPLPETSPLWEDDDVIVTPHTSGVSRRYHEDVATLVRTNVRRIRAGEDLTNRVV; encoded by the coding sequence ATGGAACTCGAACGCGTCGTCGTCCACGACTCCGTCGAGATCATCTTCGACCCGGGCGTCCTCGTCGAGGCGCTCTCCGACCTCCCGCTGCCCGTCGAATCCCCCGACGACCCCGACCTCGGTGCGGGTGACGCCGTCGTCGCCTTCGGTCCTCACCCGTCGTTCCTCGACGCCTCGTGGGTCCACTGCATCCGCGCCGGCTACGACGAGTTCCCCATCGACCGCTACGCCGACGCGGGCGTCGTCCTCACGAACAGCACGGGCATCCACGGCACGGCCATCGGCGAGAGCGTCCTCGGCTACATGCTCACGTTCGCGCGGGGCCTGCACACGTTCCGCGACCGCCAGCGCGCCCGGGAGTGGGAACGAGAGCCCTACGAGACGCTGTTCACGCTCGACGACGAGCGGGTCTGTGTCGTCGGACTGGGCACGCTCGGAAGCGGCGTCGCCGAGCGCGCGTCGGCCCTCGGGATGGACGTCGTCGGCGTCCGCCAGTCCGGTGCGGCACACGAACACGCCCGGCGCGTGCACACGCCCGACGCGCTCGGGGAGGCCGTCTCGGGCGCGCGGTTCGTCGTCCTCACGCTCCCGCTGACCGAGGAGACGGAGGGGCTCGTCTCCCGGGCGACGTTCGACGCCATGGACGACGAGAGTTACCTGATCAACGTCGCTCGGGGTGCTATTGTCGACACGGACGCTCTCGTCACGGCCCTCGACGACGGGGTCATCGCGGGCGCGGCGCTCGACGTGTTCGAGCGGGAGCCCCTCCCCGAGACGTCGCCGCTGTGGGAGGACGACGACGTGATCGTGACGCCACACACCAGCGGCGTCAGCCGTCGGTACCACGAGGACGTCGCGACGCTCGTCCGGACGAACGTCCGCCGGATCCGCGCCGGCGAGGACCTGACGAACCGAGTCGTCTGA
- a CDS encoding bacteriorhodopsin — protein MTLTSQLTSVPTVPLQATQTEVLRMIQENASLNASLWVNIALAGVSVLLFVAMGRGVESARARLIWVATLLVPLVSISSYAGLASGLTVGLLAMPAGHALAGQEVLSPWGRYLTWTFSTPMILLALGLLAGTDRTKLFTAITMDIGMCVTGLAAALITSSYLLRWVFYLISCAFFVAVLYVILVEWPRDAAAAGTSDIFETLKLLTVVLWLGYPILWALGSEGFALLSVAITSWGYSLLDIGAKYVFAFLLLRWVAANERVVDTVTTGTGAGSVASADD, from the coding sequence ATGACACTTACCAGTCAGCTGACGTCAGTACCGACCGTCCCGCTGCAGGCGACGCAGACGGAGGTGCTCCGGATGATACAGGAGAACGCCTCGCTCAACGCGTCGCTGTGGGTCAACATCGCGCTCGCGGGGGTCTCCGTGCTCCTGTTCGTCGCGATGGGTCGTGGGGTGGAGTCGGCACGGGCACGGCTCATCTGGGTGGCGACGCTGCTCGTCCCGCTCGTCTCCATTTCGAGCTACGCCGGCCTCGCCTCGGGTCTCACCGTCGGTCTGCTGGCGATGCCCGCCGGACACGCGCTCGCCGGCCAGGAGGTGCTCTCGCCGTGGGGTCGGTACCTCACGTGGACGTTCTCGACGCCGATGATCCTTCTCGCGCTCGGCCTCCTCGCCGGGACCGACCGGACGAAACTGTTCACGGCCATCACCATGGACATCGGGATGTGCGTGACCGGACTCGCGGCGGCGCTCATCACCTCGTCGTACCTGCTGCGGTGGGTGTTCTACCTCATCAGCTGTGCGTTCTTCGTCGCCGTGCTGTACGTCATTCTGGTCGAGTGGCCGCGCGACGCGGCGGCCGCCGGGACGAGCGACATCTTCGAGACGCTGAAACTGCTGACCGTGGTGCTGTGGCTCGGTTACCCCATCCTGTGGGCGCTCGGGAGCGAGGGGTTCGCCCTGCTGAGCGTCGCGATCACCTCGTGGGGGTACTCGCTGCTCGACATCGGCGCGAAGTACGTCTTCGCGTTCCTCCTGCTGCGGTGGGTCGCGGCGAACGAGCGCGTCGTCGACACCGTCACGACCGGGACGGGGGCCGGGAGCGTGGCGTCCGCCGACGACTGA
- a CDS encoding DUF3179 domain-containing (seleno)protein → MRRSSARSTATATTRRRLLAAFGTGVVGALAGCSANQPLSSDVESTSTPGSTETPVPSPDRGAFATNGTPVPVEERDQLGEWGLPSTICEAEIIEDIGIRAIVDPAYAESWAGVDIDRKYRMGFEVGDGLTDDSHVIGVTSADGARARAYPLSVVWWHEVVNDRFDGPLLVTYCPICQSGMVAERRVAGVETTFGVSGQLWQPPRIYTETAKVDGRVFGASATEGEAEARNSGNLVLYDEATRSYWSQLLARAICGEREGDRLEIVPSTVATWGAWCEEHPATDVLLPPPHSNEL, encoded by the coding sequence GTGAGACGTTCGTCCGCGCGTTCGACTGCGACTGCGACCACCCGACGGCGGTTACTCGCGGCGTTCGGGACTGGCGTGGTCGGCGCACTCGCCGGCTGTTCGGCGAACCAGCCACTCTCGTCGGACGTGGAGTCCACCTCGACCCCGGGCTCGACCGAGACGCCGGTTCCCTCTCCCGACCGCGGTGCGTTCGCGACGAACGGCACGCCCGTCCCCGTCGAGGAGCGCGACCAACTCGGCGAGTGGGGTCTCCCCTCTACGATCTGCGAGGCGGAGATCATCGAAGACATCGGCATTCGCGCCATCGTCGACCCCGCGTACGCCGAGAGTTGGGCGGGCGTCGATATCGACCGGAAGTACCGAATGGGGTTCGAGGTCGGTGACGGTCTCACCGACGACAGCCACGTCATCGGCGTGACGAGCGCGGACGGGGCGCGAGCGCGGGCGTACCCCCTCTCGGTGGTGTGGTGGCACGAGGTCGTCAACGACCGCTTCGACGGCCCGTTGCTCGTCACCTACTGTCCCATCTGTCAGTCGGGGATGGTCGCCGAGCGCCGCGTCGCGGGCGTCGAGACGACGTTCGGCGTCTCGGGTCAGCTCTGGCAGCCTCCTCGTATCTACACCGAGACGGCGAAGGTCGACGGGCGCGTCTTCGGGGCGAGTGCGACCGAGGGCGAGGCTGAGGCGCGCAACTCGGGGAACCTCGTTCTCTACGACGAGGCGACGAGAAGCTACTGGAGTCAGCTTCTCGCCCGCGCCATCTGCGGCGAGCGGGAGGGGGACCGACTGGAAATCGTCCCCTCGACGGTGGCGACCTGGGGCGCGTGGTGCGAGGAGCATCCGGCGACGGACGTCCTCCTCCCGCCGCCGCACTCGAACGAACTGTGA